AGATGTGCATGTGACACATTCAATGGAATTAAaccaagaattaaaaattttCCCCATAGCAGCACTTTTTGGGTTTTCATGCCCGTGCTTTGTGCATTcatgtgttaaataaattatcaaGCTTCAAAGGCCCTGTGTAATTGTCAAAGATCCATTTCACCAAAAACTTAAGCTATCAGCCAGCAAGTCAACCAACAAATATCAAGGTATTCAACACTTAACCACACACACACCCCTCTGCCCCTACCCACACATGCAACCCCATCTTGCACATGAAGAGGCAAATAGGTCTAATTTGAATGGACGCAAAAAACACAAAAAgaacaaaattcaatacaatagAAATAACAGGGGAAACACAGATAACAACTTGAAGCTAAGACCTCCTGGGCCAGAGCTTTGATAATGTTTTGTAGAGCAAGTCAACCTAAAAGCTCAAGCAATTAGGTGGATACCTGCAACGCATACCAAGCAATTCTACAATAATTATCTTGTGTATAAACCAGCAGGCAACCCTCAAAAAAGCCTTTTTTCTGCTTTTCTGACAAGGTCTCAAAAATCCATTTACATTTGAGGCCCTTCAACAAGGTGCATCAACATGACACTAAAATGGATGTCCCACCATACATAAACGAAGCATTATAGATGCCATCTCCCTCCCTGGTCACCTAGAAAAGAAAAGGCATAcaagtaaataaaattaaaaaacacTGACATCGAATGTTTTTAGGTACCTGCAATAAATCCTGAAGGCCGAGGCCACGCCCCTGATATTGTTTAGCAATGTGAACCACCAAACGTAAATTTGCATTGATCAACTTTTCCCGGCTGTTGTTACCAGAACGCACTTGAGACTGCAAGACAGGACAGCTAATCCCAACAGCCCCAGCCCATTCAATCAGTGTTGGTTCCCGGTCAAATTGAGATTGAAGCCTACTCTTTACCTCTTCCAGTCTCATTAAATTCTGTTATATGAATTAATAACAAGTACATGAAGTCTCCTTACAAACCAAAAATCACCTATTTGGAAAATAGATGGAACTTGCAAGTAAAATACATACTTGTATCTGAACAATCAGTTTGGATTCTTCTTTAATGGTCAAAAGTTGTTTTGTTTCAGGACCCCACAGAAACAACCGAAGGGGATCATCATGGTCAAATCTTTCATTTAGCTTTTTTTTTAAATCTGCCCTCCTAGAACTGGAAGTCTTTAAGACCATAACTCTTGGTTTTGGTACCCCCCTTTTCTTAGATTTCCTCTCAAGACGCCGTGTTGACCTCACTGTTTTCTTCTCCTCAAACGGAAAATCAGGTGAACTTGTGCGCCCCAAACTGAAGAAATGTTCTAGACAACAgtgtatatataataaaaataaaaataaaaaatagaacatGATAACATGGAATGATTAGTGGTTAACATAAAACTAACCTAGGAGAGACAGATTCACAAACATCAGCCCCCAATTCTTCGAATACCTGTTCTAATGAGGCTGCTTGTTTTGAGGCTAACAAAGCTTTCTCAGCAAAGCTGACCACATCTCGTGGTTCAGAATCCAAAAATTTCTCTGTATTAACTGTAGGATATTGCATAGTCAAGTATGTAGATGAATTTTCATGTGGCTGTAAAGATGGCAATCTGTGAGGAGAGATACGACATGAAAATTTCATAAGAATCAAAGTTATGATAAAATTGTAATAAAACAGAAACAGGTGTAAACAAATTTGAACCTCATTTTAAAACAGACTCAAACAATAAACTGATGCATGTGGCtggagaaaaaaaatttattcctcTTACAAATATGATAATACAGGCCAGTGAAGCAACCGGCGTCCCAGATCCTTCATGCATTCGTCAGAATCATCAGTTTTATTCTCAAGGACTGAAATCCTCATCTCCATCCGTCCTCTATCTAATGAAGCCTACAGTGGAAGGGGAAACTCATAATTGAAGAAACATTTGAAAGGAGTTACTATAGAGAAACACAAGAaacaatagaaaaaaaatgtgAGGTATAACTCTGATCAATGATACATGTGTCAGACGTGTCATCAGCATTACACTTGAAGACAGCTAAATAGTAGAGGAATTGATAAAAGGAAACAGCAGTGGGGTTGAACAAAAATAATAGATTGCAGTATCTGAAAAACATAGAACCCCTTTAACTTTGGATAAGGTTTTTATGTTTGCACATGTGTAGTAAAGTTTTCACATAACAGATTTACTCAAAAGGGAGTTAGTGAAATATAGGGGGAAATTGGCATAACTAAATGTACTTTAAGACTGAATTTCCCAAGTATGAGCTGTAATAATATACCACAATACTACAATACTCCAACCTGTGATGGTCTCTCTTCCTTCCTCATGTACATGATAGATCTATACTCATCACGATGCTCTTGTAAAAGAACTGAGGCAGGAAAATGTTGAGCTACACCAGTAGGCATAGAAGTAACAGCAGGAGCAACTTGCTCATGAAGCATCAAAACTGCAAAATTATATGtaactatttttttaaataataataatagtaataatattaataacaataataataatataataatctcCACAACAGTAAGTCAAATAAAGCTAAAACATAGCAGCAAAATGTACAAGGAAAGACAATACTAACAAGAGAACATCTGAATTAGCACAAAGACTTGGAAGTGTGCATAACTGATGAAAACAAATAATATCCCATATACAAGCAATCAAACTCTAGAAAGCAACATAGGCATTGTGAATTAACATAAGTAGCAAACATTCAATATAAGGCTTAGGGCTTAAATCTCTTTCTATTTTCAACAAAGCCCTCCTAGGAAAATGGCTCTCGAGATTCATGAAGGAGAAGGATCATTTTTTGGAAGGACAGTGGGACATCATTGCTTCAAAATATGGTCTTCTACATAATGATTGGGCCATTAAAGATGTGTGAGGACGCCGAGGAGCATATGGCGTTggagtttggaaattcatcaATAGGGTTAAGATAACTTGTTCTCCCTTAGCAGTTTCTAAATGGGAAATGGAGATAATGCTTTCTTTTGGCACAATGTATAGTCCAGCCATTCTCCCCTTAGCACAAAATTCCCTTCCATTTTCCATTTGGCACGAGACAAAGATGCCCAAATCAGCAATCACCTTCAAATTAAAGATCATGGGATTTCCTGGAGCATTCCTTTGGTTAGAAATGTCTTTGATTGGGAAATTGATCATCTTACAACACTTTATGGTAGCTTGTGCAAAATCCAATTTTCAAACACCACTAATAATTCTAAGTGGATCCTGGATAAAAATTATAGATTTATGGTCAGATCCTACTACAGAAATCTCGCTCCTCTGGCAACAACCAGCAGCAACTTCCCCTGGAAGTCCAAGTGGAGAACAAAAGACCCCACAAAGGTTGCTTTCTTTGCCTGAGAAGCAGCTCTTGTAAGGATTCTTGTGAGAACACATTAAGGACAACCTTGTCAAAGATCGAATTGCCCAAAACTTCATAAAGCTGGTGGAAGATGGCAAAGCACACAATCCTAGATTGAGGATGAATTGTTGTTGTTGACACATGGTAACCAGCTCTTAGTGCCCAAGTCAGTGACCTAAGGAAGACACTATTCAAAGTGTCACAACACCATGCAGGCATACCACCCAAGATGGCATTGCACTTTGGCATTTTTGAGTAGATGTACTACTGGCCACACATGCCTCATAAGATGGTTGAGTATACTAGAACTTGTCTCACCTTCCAACAAGACAAGGTCAAGCAAAAGAAGATTAAAGGGTTGTTGGAGCCTCTTCAAGTACCAACAAGATTGTGGGGGAGTGTCTCACTAGACTTTTATCATCAACTTGCCCAAAATCAAGAACGCATGGTATACACTCATGGTTATAGACAAGTTTCAAAGTATGGTACTTCCATACCAGCACCACAGCACCATTCAACAAAGGAGATAGCCACTTGTTTTTCAAACATGTGgtgaagtattggggtgttccccgAGACATCGCCAATGACTGAGATACAAGATTCACAAGGAACTTGTGAATAGAACTTTTCAAAATCCTCAGTTCATAGCTAGACATATCTTCGAGCGACGACCCACAAATAGATGGACAGATGGAGAGATTCAACAGGATACTTGAAGAGTATTCACACCATTTTGTCACTACCAATTAGAAGAACCAGATGCAACTACTCAATGTGGCTCAATTTAGTTTCAACTCCCAtaagagctcaacaaccaacaagattCCTTTTGAGTTTGTAATAGGCCACGGCCACTATTACCTCATAAAGTGGACAAGCCAAATAGAGGAAAGAGTTTGAGatcatacatcttcaccaaataATGGAGAAAGAACACAAAGACTACTCGGGCTTACCTAGAGAAAACTTCTAAGCAAATGAAGTAAGCATATCAAAGAAGAAGACCGTTGCACTTTAATGCGAGTGatttggtgcttgttaagcttcAACCAGAATAAATCGATTCACTACAAAGTTAAGATAGGAGACTAGCTCATAAATATGAAGAACcaatccccatcttggccaaagtccaAACCTCTTACAAGGTTGACCCTCTAGCTCGGATGAAGGTGCATCCAATGTTTCATATCATCTAGCTCAATCTATTCATAGCCAACACTGAAGATCCAACCAAAGCACTACTAAAGACATTGCCACATAATAGAAAAGAAGTTGAAGTCATCGTTGCAAACAAAAAGCTCAAATCATCAACAAAGAAGCGGTATAAGTACTTACTAAAGTGGAAACGAGAAGAAATCAGTTGGATGTCATCAAAAGACATGGAACTATTCCTCAAAATAGTTGGAAAGTACCTAGTGTCAAATTCTATGAGAGTATTGACCGCATAACTAGAGAAGAATGTCACGAGCCAAGCTTACTCAAGGCATTATACTTGCTTGTGACCACTTGTTTTGCATACATGGGATgggtaaccatcatgtaaatagtaaTGTAGGTTTTGTTCTTTCAGAAGGATAATGACTTAGTGTAAAATGGAGTCCAACTCCTCAATtagtttgatgtttcctaggGTTGATCCAAAATAGCATACGAAGCTCTCTACGGGAGGAGGAGTGCTCcttagtcattgtaaaactcactaatttttgtaaacatgtttagcTTACTTGCTCCCTTGCTAAGCACTTGTTTCCTACTAAGTTGTTAATGATGAATGGTGCTACTTTACAGTTTACTACATGACTTTTGCCTACTTTATGCTTGTTTACTATTTCAGTTTAACTTTGCATTTGATGGTTGAGAATTTGTTCATTTGGATGAAACTGCAGTGTACTTCTAGTTGATTGGTTGAGCAAGAGGCAATAACTAGTGTCACATGGTGCAAAGCACTAGCACTAAACCTAATAGCAACAAAGCACTAAGACTTGCAAGGCACATAATAGCCTATGATTAGATGCAATAAAAATCCATGAACAGCTAACCTTAGGAAAGGCAATGGTTGAACTGTAAGCAAAGGCTTTGGTAAATTAAATGGGAGCATTAAGTTGAAGGGAGGCATATGGGTACAAAGCTCCATTGTTAAGTCAATCATGTTGGGGGGAACATATAAAAACATCTATCCAGATTATTTTTCTTTGTTCCAAAACTTGTCAATAGAAGCCATCATTTTGTGCTATTGTAAAGGTCAGAATTTCTTATAATCGTAGTACTAATAAATTTATAGAACTTGTTTAATTTATTGTACATTTTATGTGTCTAGTAGATTAAAGGCGCATATCATACTAAAAACTAATGTATTTTGTTTCGTTAATTCATTTATCACATATGTGATAAATGAAAGTAAATATATATCTATAATTTTTCTACCAAATGCAATTCAAAAACGACGTAAAATTTATTGCCCTTACTAAATGAACTATGGGATCTGAAATAagtttaaaatcttttttttacaGGGTTACAGGGGATTAAATCAtgcaaatatatcaatataaagaaGGCCATGCGTGCTTTGAAAAAATTCACAACCATTACATCCGCTTCATGCTATGCAAGATCCTCCTCTCTTGCTTCCCACTACATTTGTTACTATATGCTATGCTACGGTTGCTACCCACTACCGCTGTTTAAAACCATGGCAACAacccttttattttaaaatatgtcacTATTTATAATATTAGCTTGCATCTTTCCAGTTTGTCAAATTTTGATTGGTCTATAACTCTTCTTATGCAAGAGTGTCTCATTTGAACATGTGCAAAATATAATTAGTCTAGTCTATACTCCTATGAGGGCAGACATTGGATCAATGGAAAGGTTACTCCTTTGTGACTGGTTGGTCACGagttcgagtccaaggaaacaactTCAGTACAAAAGTAAGGGTAAGGCTGTGTACACCATGATGACCCTCCCCCAATCCTCGCCAAGTGGGGAACCTTGTGGCCAATGGACGCGCTTTTTCTAGTCTATACCCTTATATTGAaccccaaaataataaaaaataaaataaaataaaggcatcctaaggccacaaggctccccactTTGCAAGGATAGGGGGATGGTCGTCACAGTGTATGTAGTCTTTGTAGAGAGattgtttccttggactcgaacctGTGAACAACAAATCACAAAAGAAT
This Malania oleifera isolate guangnan ecotype guangnan chromosome 11, ASM2987363v1, whole genome shotgun sequence DNA region includes the following protein-coding sequences:
- the LOC131167912 gene encoding RNA polymerase sigma factor sigF, chloroplastic isoform X1: MEVGRNLISSSQSFPPRIHRNYPLSVLMLHEQVAPAVTSMPTGVAQHFPASVLLQEHRDEYRSIMYMRKEERPSQASLDRGRMEMRISVLENKTDDSDECMKDLGRRLLHWPVLSYLLPSLQPHENSSTYLTMQYPTVNTEKFLDSEPRDVVSFAEKALLASKQAASLEQVFEELGADVCESVSPSLGRTSSPDFPFEEKKTVRSTRRLERKSKKRGVPKPRVMVLKTSSSRRADLKKKLNERFDHDDPLRLFLWGPETKQLLTIKEESKLIVQIQNLMRLEEVKSRLQSQFDREPTLIEWAGAVGISCPVLQSQVRSGNNSREKLINANLRLVVHIAKQYQGRGLGLQDLLQEGSMGLMKSVEKFKPQAGCRFPTYAYWWIRQAVRKAILQHSRMIRLPENVYGLLGKVKEAERSYIQEGHHNPTSEEIAARAGITVEKLQRLLFYTRRPLSMQQLVWADQDTTFQEITADNKVEIPGVSVAKELMRQHVRNLLGVLPTRERQIIRLRYGILDGKQKTLSEVGGMLGFSKERIRQLENRAMDKLRKCLGSHGLGAYTDLLI
- the LOC131167912 gene encoding RNA polymerase sigma factor sigF, chloroplastic isoform X2; translation: MHEGSGTPVASLACIIIFPHENSSTYLTMQYPTVNTEKFLDSEPRDVVSFAEKALLASKQAASLEQVFEELGADVCESVSPSLGRTSSPDFPFEEKKTVRSTRRLERKSKKRGVPKPRVMVLKTSSSRRADLKKKLNERFDHDDPLRLFLWGPETKQLLTIKEESKLIVQIQNLMRLEEVKSRLQSQFDREPTLIEWAGAVGISCPVLQSQVRSGNNSREKLINANLRLVVHIAKQYQGRGLGLQDLLQEGSMGLMKSVEKFKPQAGCRFPTYAYWWIRQAVRKAILQHSRMIRLPENVYGLLGKVKEAERSYIQEGHHNPTSEEIAARAGITVEKLQRLLFYTRRPLSMQQLVWADQDTTFQEITADNKVEIPGVSVAKELMRQHVRNLLGVLPTRERQIIRLRYGILDGKQKTLSEVGGMLGFSKERIRQLENRAMDKLRKCLGSHGLGAYTDLLI